TCGCTGGCCCCCCGCATCTCGGCAATGCGCGCTGCGGCGTCTTCGCCCCGCCGCTTGGCAGCGGCGATCTCCTCCGAGACCTGGTTGCGGCGGCCGCGCAAGGCCTCCGCCTCGGCCAGCAGGGCGCGGCGCCGGCCGTCCACGGCCGCGAATTCCTCGACGCGGGTGGCCATGCCCCGCAGGGCCAGCTTCTCTTGCACCAGGTCCAGATGGTCGCGAATGAACTTCAGCTCCAGCATGGGCGCACCAGGGATGGAAGGAGGGGATGGGCTCGATGGGACCGTTGCCAGGACGGACGCCGCCCCGGAGTGTAGCCCACTGGTGGGGCTTGGCGCAAGCCCCGGGCCGGCGTCGCGGCCCGGTTGGCTTCCGGCCGGCACCGCCGGCAGGACCGGAGGATGATGGCAGCACCATCTGACCAGCAGGAAGACCGCCGGGCGGCCCTGCGGCGCCGGGTCCTGGCCGCCCGGGACGCCCTGCCCGCGGCGGCGCGCCAGGAGAAGAGCCAGCTCATCGCCGAGCATTTGCTCGCCAGCCCGCTGCTGGCCGCGGCCAGGACGATCATGGCCTACGTCGCCTTCCGCAGCGAGGTGGCGACGTTGCCCCTGATCGCCGCCCTTTTGGCCGCCGGCCGGACGGTGGCCGTGCCCCGCACGCTCATCGCCGCCCGGAGGCTGGTCCCCCATCGCCTTGCCACGCCGGAGACCGACCTGGCCCCCGGCGCCTACGGCATTGGGGAGCCGGTGCCGGAGCGGACCCCGGTCCTGGACCCGGGGGGGATCGACCTCGTGCTCGTGCCCGGCAGCGTTTTCGATCCGGCCGGGGGGCGCCTGGGCTATGGCGGCGGCTTCTACGACCGCTTCCTGGCCCGGGACTGCCCGCGGGCGACGACCGTCGGCCTGGCCTTCGAGCTCCAGGTGGTGGCCCAGGTGCCCCTGCTGCCCCACGATCGCCGGCTGGATTACGTGGTCACCGAGACCAGGCTTCTGGGCGGCCTCCCCTGACCCCTTGGCGGGGCCGCACCCTGCGCATTGCGTCTGGATTTTTCCCTGGGCTATACTACAATCTGGCTTCGGCCCTCCCGCCCAGGCCGCACGCCGTCCAAGCATTCACCGGGTATCTTGCGCCCAGCCCATGCGTCGAACCGCGGTCTACAAGGATCCCATCTTTCTGGAGCACGAGCCTGGACCTGGCCATGTGGAGTCGCCGGCGCGGCTGGCGGTGATCTACGATTGGCTGGCCACCTCGCCCCTGGCTGGCCAACTGGTCTTCCCGGCGGTGCCGGCAGCGGCGCGGACGGTGGTGGCCCGCAACCACAGCGAGGCCCATATCCGCCGCATCGAGGCCACAGCGGGCCGCGCCTGGGACATCCTGGACCCGGATACCCAGACCTCGGAGCGCTCCTGCCAGGCAGCGTTCATGGCGGCCGGTGCGGTCACCGATGCGGTGCACCGGGTGGCGGCCGGGGAATTCGACAATGCCTTTGCCCTGGTGCGGCCACCGGGTCACCATGCCGAGCCGGAGCGGGCCATGGGCTTCTGCCTGTTCAACAACGTCGCCATCGCCGCCCACGCGGCCCTGGCCGAGCTGGGCCTGTCCCGGGTCCTCATCCTGGACTGGGACCTCCATCACGGCAACGGCACCCAGCGCTCCTTCTACGGCACCGATCAGGTCCTGTATTTTTCCACCCACCAGTATCCGTACTATCCCGGCAGCGGGGCAGTGGAGGAGCTGGGGGCCGGCGCCGGCCGGGGCTTCACCGTGAACGTGCCCTTGCCCGGTGGCCAGGGGGATGCGGCCTTCGCCACCATCCTCACCGAGCTCCTGGTGCCGGTAGCCCGCCAGTATCGGCCGGAGATGATCATCGTCTCGGCGGGCTTCGACATCTGCCTCCATGACCCCTTGGGGGCCATGCGGGTCACACCGGCAGGCTACCGGCTCATGACCCGGCTCCTGGTGGAGCTGGCGGCCGAGGTGGCGGGCGGGCGGCTGGTCCTGGCCTTGGAGGGGGGGTACGGTCTGGATGGCCTGCGGGATGGGGTGGCGGCGGTGCTGGCCGAGCTGTGCGGCCTGGACAACGAGCCGCTGCCAGCGGTGGCGGCCGCGCCGCCCCCAGCCGTCATCGAGCGGGTGAAGGCGGCTTTGCAGCCGTTCTGGCGTTTCGCATCCCCGGCCGGGTCTTGACCGGCCGTGACTCGCAAGGGGGAATCAAGGTGAGCTCCAAGATCCTTATCGCCGACGACGATGGGCTGATCCGGGACGCGGTGACCCGCATCCTGGAGATGTTCGGCCACGAGGTCGTCGCCTTCCCGGGCGGCCAGGGGGTGGTGGACTACCTGGACAACAACCGGGACTTCAGCCACCTGGCGGCCATCATCCTGGACATCAACATGCCGGGTATGGACGGCTTCGAGACCATGAAGGCGATCCGCCGCCAGACCGACGAGGTGCCGGTCCTGTTCCTCACCGGCGCCGGCTCCATGGAGTATGCGGTCAAGGCCATCAACCTGGGGGCCTACGACTTCATCTCCAAGCCCATCGAGGATCTCGATCTGTTCAACGTCAAGATCCAGCGGGCCATCGAGAAGCGCAGCTATGTCCTCCAGGAGAAGCTCTACAAGGTGACCCTGGAGAAGGAGGTGCTGGCCAAGACCCGGGAGCTGGCCGAGAAGAATGATCTCCTCCGCCAGTACAGCCGCAACCTGGAGATCTCCACGGTCAGCACCATCCTCTCCCTGCAGGCGGCCCTGGAAGCCAAGGACGAGTACACGGCCGGCCACACCACCCGGGTCACCGAGTATGCCCTCATGATCGGCCGGGCCATGCGCCTGCCGGACGAGGACATGACGGTGCTCGAGCGGGCCTGCGAGCTCCACGACATCGGCAAGCTGGTCATCGACGTCAGCTGCATCCAGAAGCCCGGGCCCCTGACCCCCGAGGAATGGCTCCTGGTCAAGAAGCATCCGGTGGTCGGGGAAAGCATCATCCGGCCCCTGACCTTCCTGGAGCGGGAGCGGACCGTCATCCGCCACCACCACGAGCGCCTGGACGGCAAAGGCTACCCGGATGGCCTGTCCGGCAACGATCTCGATCTTCTGACCCGCATCGTCATCGTGGCGGACAGCTTCGACGCCATGACCTCCAAGCGCAGCTACAAGGTCAACATGGGCCGCCCGGCGGCCTTTCACGAGCTGCGCGCCTGCTCCGGCACCCAGTTTGACCGGGGGGTGGTGGAGCTGTTCATCTCCCTCCTGCAGATCGCCGACAGCGCCTGAGTCGGCCCTAGATCGCCTCCCGCCCCCGTTCGCCGGTCCGCACCCGCACCACCTCTTCCACCGGCAGCACGAAGATCTTGCCGTCGCCGATCTTGTCGGTCTTGGCCGCCGCGCGGATGGTGTCCACCACCTCGCCCACCCGCTCCGCCTCGACCACGATCTCGATCTTGACCTTGGGGATGAAATCCACCACGTACTCCGCCCCCCGGTAGATCTCCTTGTGCCCTTTCTGGCGGCCGTAGCCCTTGACCTCGGAGACGGTCATACCCTTGACGCCGATGGTGTTCAGGGCCTCCTTGACGTCGTCCAGCTTGAACGGTTTGATGATCGCCTCGATCTTCTTCATGGGGCTCCTCACGGTGGATGGACAGGAAAGGCCGCTCGTTGGCTGGCCTGGCTTCGCCGCTCAACTTAGCGACGGCTGCCGCTTTTCTCAAGGGGTTTTCGTCCCCGGCCGCGGCGGCTTGGCTACCGGGCCGGGGATGGCACCAGCCCCAGCACCGGCTGCAGGTAGCGGCCGGTGGCCGAGGTCGGATGCGCGGCCACCGCCTCCGGCGTGCCGCAGGCGATGATCTCGCCTCCGGCCTGTCCGCCTTCGGGGCCCAGGTCGATCACCCAGTCGGCGGTCTTCACCACATCCAGGTTGTGCTCGATGATCACCACCGTGTTGCCGGCCGCAACCAGCCGGTCCAGGACGGCCAGCAGCTGGCGGATGTCCGCCGGGTGCAGGCCGGTGGTGGGCTCGTCCAGGATGTAAAGGGTGCGGCCGGTATCCCGGCGGGCCAGCTCCCGGGTGAGCTTGATCCGCTGGGCCTCGCCGCCGGAGAGTGTGGTGGAGGGCTGGCCGAGGCTGATGTAGCCCAGACCGACCTCGGCCAGGGCCCCCAGACGGCCGGCCACTGCTGGCACGTTGGCGAAGAAGGCGTGGGCCTCTTCCACGGACAGGGCCAGGACATCGGCGATGGAGCGGCCCCGGTAGGTGATCTCCAGGGTCTCCCGGTTGTAGCGGCGGCCCTGGCAGGTCTCGCAGGTGACGTGCATGTCCGGCAGGAAATGCATGGCGATCTCGATGACGCCGGCCCCCTCGCAGGCCTCGCAGCGGCCGCCCTTGAGGTTGAAGGAGAAGCGGCCGGCCTTGTAGCCCCGGGCCCGGGCCTCGGGCAGCTGGGCAAAGAGCTCCCGGATCGGGGTCAGGACCCCGGTGTAGGTGGCGGGGTTGGAGCGCGGCGTCCGGCCGATGGGGCTCTGGTCGATGTCGATGACCTTGTCCACCGCAGACAGCCCGGTGACGCGGTCGGCGGCGCCGGCCTGCTCCTTGCCGCCGTGCAGCTCGTTCATGGCGTGCCGGAAGAGGGTGTCCAGGACCAAAGAGCTCTTGCCGGAGCCGGAGACCCCGGTGACCGCGGTCATGAGGCCGACCGGGAAGCGGGCGGTGATCCCCTTGAGGTTGTTCGCCCGCGCCCCTTGCACGGCCAGCCATTTCTTGCCCGGGGGCCGGCGGCGGGGCGGCACCGGGATGGCCAGCCGGCCGGAGAGGTAGGCGCCGGTGAGGGAGCGCGGCTCGGCAAGAAGGCCGGGCACGCCACCGTTGTAGACCACCGCCCCGCCGTGGAGACCGGCGCCGGGCCCCATGTCCAGGACATGATCCGCCGCCAGGATGGTGTCGGCATCGTGCTCCACCACCACCACCGTGTTGCCCAGATCCCGGAGCCGCAGGAGGGTCTGGATCAGGCGCTCGTTGTCCCGCTGGTGCAGGCCGATGGAAGGCTCGTCCAGGACGTAGAGCACCCCGGCCAGGCGGGTGCCGATCTGGGTGGCCAGGCGGATGCGCTGGGCCTCACCGCCGGACAGGCTGCCGGCCGTCCGCTCCAGGGTCAGGTAGGTGAGCCCGACATCGGCCAGGAAGGTGAGGCGGTCGCGGATCTCTTTTAGCACCCGCTCGGCCACCGGCCGCTCCTGGGGGGTGAAGGGCAGGCCCGGCAGGAGGGCCAGCAGGCTGGCGATGTCCAGGCCCACCAGGCCCTGGATGGTCAAGTCGCCCACCTTGACCGCCAGGGCCTCCGGCCGCAGCCGGGCGCCCTGGCAGCTCGGGCAGGGCTGCTCGGTCAGGAAGCGGCCCAGCTCCTCGCGGATCACCGGCGAGGCGGTCTCCCGCAGGCGGCGCTCCAGGTTGGGGATGACGCCCTCGAAGGGCACGCTCATCTCGACCCGGCGGCCTTCCCGCTGGTAGACAGTGGGTACCGGCTCGCCGCCGCTGCCGGCCAGGATCACCTCCCGGGCCCGGTCGGCAAGCTTGCGCCAGGGGGTGTCCAGGGAAAAGCGGTAATGACGGGCCAGGGCGGCCAGGATCTGGCCGGTGAAGGTGCCGTCGTCCCGCAGGCGCCAGGGCGCCAGGGCCCCGGCGCGCAGGCTCAAGGTGGGATCCGGCACCACCCGGGCCGGGTCGAAGAAGCGCTTGGCGCCCAGGCCGCTGCACTCGGCACAGGCCCC
This portion of the Thermodesulfobacteriota bacterium genome encodes:
- a CDS encoding 5-formyltetrahydrofolate cyclo-ligase, whose protein sequence is MMAAPSDQQEDRRAALRRRVLAARDALPAAARQEKSQLIAEHLLASPLLAAARTIMAYVAFRSEVATLPLIAALLAAGRTVAVPRTLIAARRLVPHRLATPETDLAPGAYGIGEPVPERTPVLDPGGIDLVLVPGSVFDPAGGRLGYGGGFYDRFLARDCPRATTVGLAFELQVVAQVPLLPHDRRLDYVVTETRLLGGLP
- a CDS encoding histone deacetylase; this encodes MRRTAVYKDPIFLEHEPGPGHVESPARLAVIYDWLATSPLAGQLVFPAVPAAARTVVARNHSEAHIRRIEATAGRAWDILDPDTQTSERSCQAAFMAAGAVTDAVHRVAAGEFDNAFALVRPPGHHAEPERAMGFCLFNNVAIAAHAALAELGLSRVLILDWDLHHGNGTQRSFYGTDQVLYFSTHQYPYYPGSGAVEELGAGAGRGFTVNVPLPGGQGDAAFATILTELLVPVARQYRPEMIIVSAGFDICLHDPLGAMRVTPAGYRLMTRLLVELAAEVAGGRLVLALEGGYGLDGLRDGVAAVLAELCGLDNEPLPAVAAAPPPAVIERVKAALQPFWRFASPAGS
- a CDS encoding HD domain-containing phosphohydrolase translates to MSSKILIADDDGLIRDAVTRILEMFGHEVVAFPGGQGVVDYLDNNRDFSHLAAIILDINMPGMDGFETMKAIRRQTDEVPVLFLTGAGSMEYAVKAINLGAYDFISKPIEDLDLFNVKIQRAIEKRSYVLQEKLYKVTLEKEVLAKTRELAEKNDLLRQYSRNLEISTVSTILSLQAALEAKDEYTAGHTTRVTEYALMIGRAMRLPDEDMTVLERACELHDIGKLVIDVSCIQKPGPLTPEEWLLVKKHPVVGESIIRPLTFLERERTVIRHHHERLDGKGYPDGLSGNDLDLLTRIVIVADSFDAMTSKRSYKVNMGRPAAFHELRACSGTQFDRGVVELFISLLQIADSA
- a CDS encoding P-II family nitrogen regulator gives rise to the protein MKKIEAIIKPFKLDDVKEALNTIGVKGMTVSEVKGYGRQKGHKEIYRGAEYVVDFIPKVKIEIVVEAERVGEVVDTIRAAAKTDKIGDGKIFVLPVEEVVRVRTGERGREAI
- the uvrA gene encoding excinuclease ABC subunit UvrA, with protein sequence MEPSAIRIQGARMHNLKNISVDLPRNALVVLTGLSGSGKSTLAFDTLYAEGQRRYVESLSTYARQFLEQMAKPDVDSIEGLSPAVAIEQRNASHNPRSTVGTVTEIYDYLRLLFARVGRPHCPSCGRPIAAQSIEAMTDSLLARPAGTKVVLLAPLVDGKKGEHLELFARLRREGFVRARVDGSIRALEEEIRLEKNRRHRIEAVVDRLVLRPDMARRLGDSVATAVHLSGGFLLALFPDSDEEQLFSEHAACKVCGTSLPELSPQLFSFNSPKGACAECSGLGAKRFFDPARVVPDPTLSLRAGALAPWRLRDDGTFTGQILAALARHYRFSLDTPWRKLADRAREVILAGSGGEPVPTVYQREGRRVEMSVPFEGVIPNLERRLRETASPVIREELGRFLTEQPCPSCQGARLRPEALAVKVGDLTIQGLVGLDIASLLALLPGLPFTPQERPVAERVLKEIRDRLTFLADVGLTYLTLERTAGSLSGGEAQRIRLATQIGTRLAGVLYVLDEPSIGLHQRDNERLIQTLLRLRDLGNTVVVVEHDADTILAADHVLDMGPGAGLHGGAVVYNGGVPGLLAEPRSLTGAYLSGRLAIPVPPRRRPPGKKWLAVQGARANNLKGITARFPVGLMTAVTGVSGSGKSSLVLDTLFRHAMNELHGGKEQAGAADRVTGLSAVDKVIDIDQSPIGRTPRSNPATYTGVLTPIRELFAQLPEARARGYKAGRFSFNLKGGRCEACEGAGVIEIAMHFLPDMHVTCETCQGRRYNRETLEITYRGRSIADVLALSVEEAHAFFANVPAVAGRLGALAEVGLGYISLGQPSTTLSGGEAQRIKLTRELARRDTGRTLYILDEPTTGLHPADIRQLLAVLDRLVAAGNTVVIIEHNLDVVKTADWVIDLGPEGGQAGGEIIACGTPEAVAAHPTSATGRYLQPVLGLVPSPAR